The Syngnathus scovelli strain Florida chromosome 7, RoL_Ssco_1.2, whole genome shotgun sequence DNA window TTTGCCATCACCAAACACGACTCAAGGAGATGTCATCTCTTGTGAAAAAGTAACTGACAACAACAACCCACAAACTTTGACCAACGCACTTGAACTCAGACGTGTCGGTGATAACCCTGATGTTCTTTTTATATCATCAACCAGGTGCAGCAAAGGACAGTCAGAAGAAGATGTCCTTGGTGGaataaaagagaaaataaagatGCAAACCAATGCTTTATTGGAAATGGAAGCCTTCCTTCCAAGGAAAAATGGGTGAATACAAACGTTTAGATGAATATTGAAACATACTGCTCATAAAATAGTTCAAATCATATTCTTACATTGTATTCTTAGTTATATTAAAAATGGAGGAGTGATTCAATATGATTTTGTATTTCAGGCTGTACCTCAGTTTGGTTCTAGGAAATGTGAATGTCACTCTGCTCAGCAAACAGTtaaagtaagtttttttttctttttctttctaaaaAGTTATTTCTACTTTTAACATTTTGAAAACTCATCATCAGATTTGCCTACAAAGATGAATATGAAAAGTTCAAGCTGTACCTCACATTCATCCTGCTGCTGTTTTCCTTCACGTGTTATTTCTTTACGAACTACAGGTAAGCATTTCCAGAAAAATGATGTCCTTCCCATATGTCAGTGGAACATTTGTGTTTAATTTCTATACATGTCTGCAGATTTCTTGATGCTATTCTCAACTTCCTGCTAGTGTGGTATTACTGCACATTAACAATCAGGGAAAGTATCCTCATTACCAATGGCTCCAGGTCAGCTCTATATATACTTCGGGAGAAATTcaactttttaaaaattttattttgcaaattaaTTTCTCCCCGTGTTGCCGACATTCCAGAATTAAAGGCTGGTGGGTTTTCCATCATTACATCTCAGCTTTTTTATCTGGTGTAATGCTGACATGGTGAGTAAATGTGTGAAACACATGCAGACTATCTTtgaactgtgttttttttggcaCTACATAGTTGAAATGTCCTCCTTTCTTGACTCAAGGCCAGATGGCAATTTGTACAAGATATTCAGGAACCAATTCCTGGCTTATTCCCTGTATCAAAGTAAGGTCAAGTCTTTGGAAAAAAGTAAATTAAAGCAAATCTTTCTGACGCTGTCATCTAAACATCTGCTCACGAACATGCAGGTTTTGTTCAATGTCTGCAGTGTTATTATCAGAGTGGATGTCTATACAGACTCAGAACACTGGGAGAAAGACACAACATGGATCTGACCGTGGGTGAGGTCATGGTCATTGAATAAATATGCTGTCTGCATCAAATCATTTTGGAACTTTAATGTAATGCTGACGTGTTGATTTTGATTCTTAGAAGGATTTCAGTCTTGGATGTGGAAAGGACTGACATTTCTTTTGCCCTTCCTATTTTTCGGTCATGTGAGTATACTGTCATTGGAACATCCGCAAATGAGTTCTGCATGAGTTTGCATTAATTATGCTTTGTCATGGTTTGGACAATTGAATGTCTTGCATGTTTACATGATAACCTCAATTAAGGtttgatatttttttgtaaCATTTGGTGTCTTCCAGTATTTGTCTCACATAAAAACATACACCATTCTAAAATCTGTTTTCTTGTAGTTCTGGCAGCTCTTCAATAGCCTCTCTCTCTTCAGAATGGCTCAGCTCCCAGACTGCAAAGAATGGCAGGTCAGCACTCTTACAGTCCAGTTTTTAGTCTTTCTTATTGCTTTTGTTCAACATTTAGACTCATTAATTCAAAAGCACGACTTACTAATGGTATATAGGCAGTTGAAATGTAGTTTGGACTTCCAAGTTTACTTTTCAAGATAAAAAGCTCGTTCGGAGTGTGCGACAACGTTTGAGCAAACCAAATCAAGATTTTGTATCTGAAAGTCACGTACTGCAACTGTTaatactctcttttttttttgtagtggtATGTATAAGTTATAATTATCTTAATGCATCTTTATTATCTATGTTTCAGAATGTGGAAATCAACCAAACCAGTAATTCACATTCTTTCTATAATTAATTCCAGGTCTTGCTGTGCGGCCTATGCTTCTTTATACTGTTCATGGGAAATTTCTTCACGACTCTTGCTGTGGTTCATCAGAAGTTTAAGAGGAGGAATCAGAAAACGAAGATCCTATAATTCAAACTGTACTAGTAGTTTATCTTGTGAAGTGTTCTGTGGTGCACTAGCAAGTAATTAAAAATCATCCAATTTCACTAATAAGTTACCATGAGATTTTTGCAATGAAAAATGCATGTTTTCGCTACATTCGAGATGTAGCATGATCCGCCTTGACTGTTTCAGTActtagaaacaaaatatgagcatcacaaaaaataaatcatttcaaaaatatatttgtatgcAATTTTTTTCCTCGAAATACCATTTTGTACTTGGATCTCTCTACTTTAAACTTTTTTTATACTAGTCATCAGGAATTAAATCAGTGCAAAGTGTGAGTAagtactttttttattttataatgcaTGACGCTGCACTTTTTTCGTTTGTTTTGGCGATGCTTCTTCACTGAACTAGATTGATAATGCGGATAGGGGTGGGGGTCATCGTTGACTGGGCTATTCGTCAAATGTGTTAGGAACATAAACATTCACAAATTCGGAGGACAACTTTGAATACTCAGTGTCATAGTTTGTCAGTGATACACAGTGTGTTCTGTTGCCTAGATTACATAACCGTGACCCCTGCTCTCGAATAGCTCAGCAGTTATATATCATGGTAGGTTACAATAGTATAATGACATTAGGTAATGCTTTTCTAAGGTGGGGGGTCTTCTTTTAAAACGTGTCATCTTTAAGGTGTTCGAACAATAAAAAATACGTTTGATGCCATACGCAGTACGTGTATTCACCTTTGCACTAGAATAATATAGTAGAGTGCAAAAAATAACGCAGAAACAGCACGTTTTAGGGAAATAACTTTGACTACCCAACGTGCGCACCCCCGCTATAGGGACTGAGTTGGTATCGTCTTACATGGCGTAAAGTTTTCTTCCGCGTTGTGAGCACTGAACGTGAGTTTGAGAGGCGAGGAGGTAAGCTTCAATATATTCTCTTATTTATTGATTAATCTTTATTTCGAGTAAGTGGCAGTTAAATTAAATCACATATAGGGTTAATACGATCAATATAACCCCTaatacattgagtaaatattccGTTTTAGACCCCAAATCGCTTAAAGATGTGACGTCTAGTTACGCAATGTGAGGCTAAAGTCAGGTTTTTGCTATCTTTGTTTGCAATGAAAACCTTATGCCATGTGCTAGCTAACACAAATTCGTCACCAATCTAGTGTTTCTATGGCGCAATTAGTTTATGAGCTAGCTAGTTGCTGAAATTGTGGTTGTGTACCTCAGCAATTACATGCAAATCGAACTGGTTGAGAGTAACGTATTAACATGTTATCAGCACGTTCACTGTTGCTCAAACATATGTTGTATTTGATTTTGTGTGGATGAACTATGTCACGTGTAATGTCCAATCGTGTGTCCAATTCATCGTTCCTTTGAACACACCGATGGCAAGACTTTTAAAGCTTCTTTTTATTAAATTTTAATGAGCAACAAACCGAAGTTTCACATGATGCTGAATCCATCCCTTGTTGGGCTACTTATCTATGAATGAGTCCTTTAACATTTATGACTGGTGCTGATTAGTGCTTCACTTTGGACTAATGTGACTGATATTCTTGTGATTTTAGTCACAAAAGGTATTTTCTCCAAATCTATTCGTTTTATGGATGAATTACTCCATCTAGATTAAGATAATCTATCATCAGAACGATTCAAATTGTTTCATTAAAATAATGTGGAGGTACGCATCATGTTATACTTGTCCCTCCCCAAAATTTTTAACCTCAGAGTTGCATCCTAGCATTTCTATAAAATAATTCAGTGCTTGTAAGGTTAGTTACACTATGCAAGAAAAACTGTTCTTTTACGTCATTGTCGTGGGCTTGGAAGGAACCGCTTTGGAGTTGGAAGGAATAAATACACAAAGTGCGAGTGTGCAAAATGGTGAATTGGAATTGTCATCTATTAGCAACCTTATACAGCGCGGGATTTAATTGATTAAAAGCTAGTTTTCCGGTTCTTACGTGTAAACACACTCTTGTTCAAATACCAGGCCGTTATCATCAATCAATaacaatccaactttactttcTTCTAATACTTTCTTCTTTTCCCAGCTTAATTTTATTCTCTTCtcgttcacatttttgttgtcgttGTTTTCATTGTCCAAAAACGGATTTATTCTGGCTTCAGTCTGGTGTGTGCTCACTTTCTATTACCTTTGTACCCCTTCCAAGGctgacagtcctctgttgataaTCTTTAATAGGAATTCATACTATGTCCT harbors:
- the LOC125972826 gene encoding ion channel TACAN-like, yielding MPQSLTDVLQQCESLEEEYQHAQETHRLYLQKLDEISKLQKSCSSSICHHQTRLKEMSSLVKKCSKGQSEEDVLGGIKEKIKMQTNALLEMEAFLPRKNGLYLSLVLGNVNVTLLSKQLKFAYKDEYEKFKLYLTFILLLFSFTCYFFTNYRFLDAILNFLLVWYYCTLTIRESILITNGSRIKGWWVFHHYISAFLSGVMLTWPDGNLYKIFRNQFLAYSLYQSFVQCLQCYYQSGCLYRLRTLGERHNMDLTVEGFQSWMWKGLTFLLPFLFFGHFWQLFNSLSLFRMAQLPDCKEWQVLLCGLCFFILFMGNFFTTLAVVHQKFKRRNQKTKIL